Within Sorghum bicolor cultivar BTx623 chromosome 2, Sorghum_bicolor_NCBIv3, whole genome shotgun sequence, the genomic segment CTGCAGGTTCTTGATTTTTGGTCCAAGACTCCAAGCAATAGTGTTGCTAGTGTTCGGTTGATTAGACCAGCTCAAGCTTTTTTTATGGGATCTTCTATGTGCTTCCGGAGCAATAGTGTTGCTAGTGTTCGGTTGGGTCGGATTGATTAGATCAGCTCAAGCTTTCATATGGGATCTTCTATGTGCTTCCGGTAGCAAGATACTTGTGACTTATAAACTATGTGATACTTTTCTAAGGCTCGACAAAAAACTCGAAGCTCGTTAGCTCGTTCGGCTCGTGGCTGGCTCGGCTCAACacgttagggccttgtttagttccgaaaagtgaaaagttttcggtattgtggcactttcgtttgtttgtgacaaatattatccaatcatggactaactaggatcaaaagattcgtctcgtgatttacagctaaactgtgtaattagtttttgttttcgtctatatttaatgtttcatacatgtgtcgtaagattcgatgtgacgggaatcttaaaaaatttttggttttcagggtgatctaaacaaggcctaggataaCGAGCTGAGCCGAGCCAAGATTTTAGCTCGTCAACTATAACGAGCCAACTCGAGACAGCTCGCGAGCCTCTCACGAGTTAATTAAACAAGCTACAATATTAGAGAAAAATTATCATAACCTATATTAGTTTTGTATTATTTTATGTCTTACGTTTTATAAATAGTTAATATGTTAGATCATAAAACATAAAGTCATACAAAACTAAATTATATGATCTAACATAAAGCGTAAGacatatattttgttggacataAAGCGCTGCGTAAGacatatattttgttggacataAAGAGCGGATGATTGATGCCCGCACGGAACGGACTATAGCAGCATGGATGGCAGACAAATTCCTTGGGCACGGCAAATCGGCAATGCTGTGGCGGTGATGGGGATTGGGTGTGGGCTGGGTGCAATGGGGCGGGGAGGAGAAGGGTCGCCATGCTCCCACGCGGAGGGTAGCAATGGGACTCTGGGAGGCGGGGAGGAGAAGGGGCGTCGTGCCCCAAGCGGAGGATAGCAGTGGGACTATGAGAGCGTTGTTTCTTTTAGTTCACCGTATGTCAACATCATAGAAAGATTGCATAAGCCGCCAAGCATAGTCGATTTCACCACCATACGATGTTACGTTTTTTTAGTAGTAGAGATATGAAACGAGGTTTTTATTGATCATTTTTGTTTTAtggatatttttatttttctagctaACGGGATTCTTTTTTAGCAAGTAAAATATGAAACAATCTTGGTATAAGAGAAATACATTTGCCATTGTTAATACAGTGCTAGTGTTAAGAAAATACGTCACATTTTCATAAGAGAAGCACCGGTATGGCACAACCACATGGATGCGATTCTTCTTTATAGTGGCCAGAAACATAAATCCTCATCTGAGAATTGAGATACTTCTGCTACTACAGCCAGCAAAAGTTTCACATGCAGAACTCGCAAGTGTCTAACCAATCAAGAGAAACTATACACAAGAGGGATATACCCAGTCAACCCGAAGTTTATAGCCGCCGACCTCGTAGCCATTGAGCTCAATGATGGccctctctccatccttacgtTTCTCGAACACCATAACAGCAAACCTCATACGGGTTTCAGATTTGCAGGAGCATATGTCATTGATATACTTTGGCACATCCCACATCAGCAATGGTCCAAATAGGCCGAAGAGCTCCGGAATGTGCCATTCCATGAATCCTGGCGGCAGATTGGTCACGCGTATAAAACGCCGGAAGAACTTGCGCCGAGCCCGAGAGGTAATTCTATGTTGTCTAGGACCAGGGGCACAATCTCCTCCACAGTCTTTATGGGCCAATGAGTCTTTGTGGGCAAATCGCCCATACATGTAGTTATAAGGACAGTAGCGCTCGCAATGACTTAACACTCCACAATTGTAACAATTCATTTGAGCTGGAGACCTCGCGTAGGCCATCCTGGTAAACCAAACCGTGTCACGCGGGTCTGTTGTCAACCACAAACACAAAGATATAAATTAGACTTCATGTTAAAAAAGCATAGTCCATGGAGTTAACAAAAACGAAATCTTGTTTTCGATACTGCCcctattttcttttgttttcttatATTTCTTTTAATATTTTGATTTTGCTTCTGTTCACTGATCACACTGGAATCGACTATTTCGCAATGAGCATCCACTAAAAAAAGAGAGCTAAAAATACGACGCCATAGAAATTAAGGTTTACTCCAAAGGAGCATACATTAGTAAAACCGTCCAAAAAAACATAGATGCATGAAGAGAAAATAGCTATTATAGGACTTTAATCATTTTGGTTTCTTCCAAACAAGACTGCAAACATTTGTTTCTCGACTTTAATCATTTTGGTTTCTTTCAAACAAGACTGCAAACATTTATTTCTCCTAAATAGGACTCCAAACATTGTTTGTAAGCTCTAATGATATTTTAATACAATTAACCATATTTTAAATCAATACATGTATTTAGCCAATGGCTATGGCATGACTCTTTTGTCCCTAGGCCTGGCACTATGTTAACATGTACAGCTTCCTTAAAAAAAGCTCTACATCTCACAAATGAATTTTAGCACAAATATGAATCTAACAATTACAAATTCATCTCACAAGACCATAATTTAGTTCCAAACAAGATCAAAGAATATTGTACATTCAGAAGCAGCATCTCTCACTGCTGACGGACAGCAATTCTGCCACTATATAAGTGGCTAGGGATTCTAAATTGCGCGAAATCTGAACCCAATTGATATCCTGAACACGATCATCAAATGACTTTCCAAATTCCTACGCAAAAACCCAGAATTGCCTGACCAGCGAAAGAGCCGAGGAACAGGCGACGGGTGCGGGTCGCGACTCGCAAACCCTTTCTAAAtcaaatacatgtatttagGACTAAAATATGATTAATTGTATTAAAATATCATTAGAGTTTACAAATAATGTTTGGAGGCATTTGAAAGAAATAAATGTTTGCAGTCTTATTTGGGAGAAGCCACAATAATTGGAATTCTATAATAGCTATTTTCACATGCATGACTAAAACCGTCCAAAAGATGAATATGTAAAATTTCACTTCTGGCAATTGTTTGTGTAATTATACAGATTTAAGAGAAACTATTTTTTTGTAAACAAGATTTAAGAGAAACTGCGAACGATTAGTAATAATAAGAAACTAAAAGGAGAGAACACACCTTCCACTTCAAATTTGAATGTGTCCTGGATTTTTCCTGCAAGCTGGTTTTTCGACATCTTATTTCTCCTCTCCATATTCAACTTGTTGCCTCTATCCCACCGTCCCACGGTGAAGGACATGATCACCCTCGCTTTTCTCCTCTCTTCCCCTGCGGTGCTGAAGTTGGAGCGGGACAGGTCCTCTCTTCTCCTGCGGTGCCGAAACGCCGGAGAGAAACAGGTCAGAAAAACCTAGGCGGGCGGCGCTCGGGACGACCAGGAGTCCGGGAAATATATGGCAGCGGTGGGGCGGCGGCGCTACCGAGTAGCGACGAGGAATCCCTATCCTGCTATCCAGCAGGCCCGTTTCGAGGCCCGGTCCGCTCCGTAGGCCTGGGAAAAGGCGCTCCTCGGCCCAGAGCCCCAAATAATCCATCGACgtaattaaaaaaaagaaatgtaTACATTATCTTCCTATTCGTTTTTTTCTCTCTAAACTCTAAAATTATTTAGTtccaaatattttttaaaaatgacattgtagcatttttgtttttatttgacaaatattgtctaatcatagagtaactaggcttaaaaaatttgtctcgcgatttacaggcaaactgtataattgatctttattttcatctatatttagtgctccatgcatgtggcgcaagatttgatatgacgggaaatcttgaaaagtttttagtttttggggtggactaaacaaggcctcaggcaAAACACTTCTCTTAACTTTTAAAACTGTTCATTACATTCCTAATCCGATTATAAGTGGTTTTGAAAGCaattttatctttttcttttttatttccaCTGTTtctttgaaaaattatagtaaattataaaaaatcataattttttttattttattggaCTCACATGAATAGACCTACAcagtaaacatataatatgttatgctttaatataaagTTTTGCTATAACTTTAGaacttttctataattaaatgAAATAATTCATGCATGCAGTTTCTATGAtccaattgtgatgaaatttttataattttctaaTTATTATATGCTTAATCTGTAGTAAATATTTTATattaattggatcatgtataatttagttatagattttatctaggtttatggttgttaaatataaataaatctataactaagctaTACATGATTTTGCTCGCAAAAAAGCTATACATGattcaatgagtatgaaatttttactatacTTCAATCATACAATAATTAGCCTACCATAAAAAATTCGTtgcaattggaccatagaaactacaactatgaattatttcaattagTTACATAAAAGTATAGATCTAAAGTCACAACAAAAATTTTATAgtaaagcatactatattatttATTCACTGTGTAGACATACTCATGTAGAGTCTaacaattttgtttttttttctattttatgatttttctttttttgtgatttactatgattttttcaaAACTCAGccgaaataaaaaagataaaatcaCTTTTAAAACTGCTTATAATAGAGTTAGGAAGGTAAGATAAACAATTTTAAAAGTTAAAGGAATTGTTTTGCGCGGTTTTGAagtttaaaaaagaaaaatgaacTTTTACGGAAGTTTAGAAAAATAATATAGATTTTTCCTCATCGTAATACTACTAGGGTGTTTCTCCGGTTCTGATTTCCTTTTGAGTTCTCGATTACGCGAGCCACACTCaaggtcttttttttttttgacaattaCACTCAAGGTCCAGACTTTTCTGATTCGGTGCGCACGTCTGATAATAAGCGTTATAGAAAAAGGTATATATAGAGTATATAGAAAAGGTATATAGATTCGGATGTGCTGGTGCCCGGACGTCCGAGAGACCGATCCATCGGACAGTGCCGTGGACGCCATGCATCCGCACGCGATCCCTCCTGTCCTTCGCACGAAATCGTGCCCCCGCCTGTTCCCTGCACGAAATCGTGCCCCCGCCTATCCCCCACACAAAAAAGAAGGAAAATAAAGTCGCCCACCCTAGCACTGAGAACGCTAGGGACGCGCCCCATCCCCCATGTGCACCGATCCGTCCAGCCTCAACCCTCACCGACTCCAGCACCACAGCCCACGACCAGCTCGCCCCCCATAGCCCGTCCACCAGCTATAACAATAGAAAAAAGCTATTGCAACATCGAGAGAACatataataaaacaaaaaaactactgcaacaaacaaaaaaaaatattacaacAATGAATAAACATCTAATGcaacaaataaaaatatgaactgCAACATAAAAAAGGTCTACTGCAACAATAAGAAACATCCACCGCAAACATGAACAAATTGTTGCAACAACCAAAAAAAGTTGTTCCAACGTCTCAAGCACTACTAGTGCAACATCGGGAAAATCAGCAGCAACAACGAAGAAAAGCTATTACCACATCTCAAGTACTATTACTGCAACATCGAAAAACGCCTATTACAATAACCAAAAAAATACCATTATAACATTGCAAATCATCAGTTGCAACACTCAAACAGAACTATTCCAACAACGATGAGATTTGACCCTAA encodes:
- the LOC8059007 gene encoding eukaryotic translation initiation factor 3 subunit G, which produces MSFTVGRWDRGNKLNMERRNKMSKNQLAGKIQDTFKFEVEDPRDTVWFTRMAYARSPAQMNCYNCGVLSHCERYCPYNYMYGRFAHKDSLAHKDCGGDCAPGPRQHRITSRARRKFFRRFIRVTNLPPGFMEWHIPELFGLFGPLLMWDVPKYINDICSCKSETRMRFAVMVFEKRKDGERAIIELNGYEVGGYKLRVDWVYPSCV